AACGGTTTCCGTTCCTTTCAAATCTACCAGTTCGGGAAAAATCAACTGCAAAATACCTGTTTCATACATCAATAAAAATCCTGTAGAAGGAAGATTTGCTGAAATTATTTTATTCAGCTCATCGCTTATCCGCTCAGGTGAAACAATCTGTAATCTTTGAACATTTCTGCAGATAGAATCGAAAGTCGCCTGCTCAATTCTGAAATTCAACTGGGTAGCAAATCGTATTGCCCTCATCATTCTTAAAGGATCATCAGAAAAAGTCTGATCAGGGTCGGAAGGGGTTCGTAAAATTTTATCTTCAAGGTCGTCAAGGCCATGAAAAAGGTCAATCAACTCAAGAAAATCTTCCTTGTTCAGACTGACGGCAAGTGCATTTACTGTAAAATCCCTCCTGCTTAAATCGTCTTCAAAACTACCTTCCGAAACCAGCGGATTTCGTGAGTCCTGCAGGTACGATTCTTTTCTTGCTCCGACAAATTCAATTTCGTAGCCTGCAGTTTTCAGGTTGACCGTTCCGAAATTTTTAAAAAAAACTATTTCAGGATTTTTACCTGTTTTTGAGGCAAAATGTCTGGCGAATTCAAAGACATTTCCCATGATCATAAAATCAATATCTTTGGATTTGATGCCGAGCAACATATTGCGTACCCAACCACCAACAATATATATTTTTTCCTGACGCTCTTCAGCGGTTTCTTTCAGCAGCCTGAAAATCCTGCCATACCGAACGGCTTTGGAAATATTTTCAAAGTTTAGAGTCAAGGAATAATTTTAAATGTAGAAACTTACTTATTTTTTCACCTGAGAAGCTCTCTGACGTTGTTGCTTCTGCAGTTCTTCGAGTCGCTGCTGCCATTTGCTGGCAGGTTTTGACGACTTTTTCTTTTTGTTTTCCTCAATCTTCTTCCTGAGCTTTTCTTCATTGATGGCCAGCTTGAAAAGATATTGCTGTCCAAAAGTGAAAATGTTGGCTAAAAAGTAATAATAGCTCAATCCTGCAGAGTAATTATTGAAAAACCCAAGAAACATAATCGGCATGATGTATTGAAGAATCTGCATCTGTTTGGCCATGGCATCATTGCTTGTTCCCATCATTTTTGAATTCATACGGGTATAAATCAAGGTCGAAATGGTCATCAGGATGGTGAATAAGCTGACATGGTCGCCATAGAACGGAATAGAAAAATTATTTGGAAAGTTCCAGATAGAATCATAAGTGGAAAGGTCTTTTGCCCAAAGGAAAGATTCCTGCCGCAACTCAATCGAGGCAGGGAAAAACCTGAAAAGAGCGATGAGTACCGGCATCTGAAGCAACATAGGTAAACATCCGCCCATCGGGCTGACTCCTGCACTCCTGTACAATTTCATGGTTTCGGTCTGTAATTTTGCCGGATCTTTCCCGACCTTTTCTTTGATGGCATCAATTTCGGGTTTTAATACACGCATTTTGGCAGTAGAAAGGTAGGAACGATAAGTCAGAGGAAGCAATACAATCTTGATGATAATGGTTAAAAGCAAGATAATCAGACCGAAATTTCCTATAGCGTTTGAAAGTATGTTAAAGGTAGGAATAACAATTCCAACGTTTATCCAGCGGATAATTCCTTTTCCGAGATTGATTTGATTTTCAAGCTTTAGGTTGTACTTCGCCAGCGTTTTAAAATGATTGGGGGCAAAGAGAAAACTAAGGTTGTAAGTTTGTTTGGGCTGATGTGTAAAAGCCATACTTAGTGTTGCTTCCATTTTTCGCTGGTAAAGGGAATCTCCGGTAATGCTTTCAGTTTTCACCAATCCTCTTAAAAAACCATCCTTATTAATTAATGTCTGTGTGAAAAAATGTTGTTTAAAAGCCACCCATTCAATTTTACCAACCGAGATATCCTGCTTAACGTCTTTATTTTCAGTTAGTTTGAGTGGTTTTTCATTGACATAGCGATAATGAATGGTCGGAGCTGTACCAAGAATTTTATTATTGGCATTACTTCTTTCGGTTTGCCTGATTTTCCCGTACCAATTCATGTCTATGTAAGAAATAGTGCGGGGAATAATTTTATCCAGCCCGTTCATTTCGATTTTAAAATCAAGCATGTAATTGTTGGGTTGCAGCGTGTAAATGTGGTCGATGTAAGAATTGCTGTCAACTTTTAACCTAAAAACGAGTTGTTTATTATTGCTGTTTGTATCTGCTCTGATGAGTTCAAAATTGAGCATGCTTGTGTTTACGACCTGATTCTGAAAGATAAACTGATAGCCAAAATCTCCGTCCATGCTGTCCATCAGAATCAAAGGTGTTTTGTTAAAAGTTTTATATTTTTTAAGTTCAACATAAACTATTTTTGCTCCTTTGGAAGAAAATTTAAGCTTAAGAAGTTCATTTTCAAGCGTCAGAATATCTGATTTATCAGAAACAAGTTTTTTTAGCGGTTCGGGTAATACGGTTTCCTTTGAAGTATCTGTCTTCGTAACGAAGCTGTCAGCTTTATTTTGTAAGGCAATGGATTCTTTAGCTTTGGCGATAGAATCCTGAACAGCAATAATGGAATCATTTGCACGTTTCCTTGCTTCAATCTCGGCCTGAGAAGGTTTGTTGATGTAATAAAAAAATACAAGCACAACAGTGATAAGTGCGAAGCCAATCAGCGAATTACGGTCCATTAAAAATTTTTTTTGAACCGCAAAAATAAGGCTTCTCTGTTAAGCAGACTGTTATTGACTAATTAAAATTTATTTATTTCCGCCTGCATACAGTTTTTGAAATGCCTTGGTATCTTTTAAAAAAATTATTTATTGCAATTTTTCATAAAATTATACCTTTACAGTTTGAAAAAATCATTTTAGTAAATCAAAAAATGGCATTTTAATATTTCTTTTCATGGAAGATAGATGGAAGAATAAAAAAATACTGATAGTTGAAGACAACACTTCAAATTACAGATTACTTGAAGCCATTTTAAGATCGAAAAAAATTGAATTTGATTGGGTAACGGACGGATTGCAGGCCATGCAGGCAATTCAGAATAATAAATATGATTTGATAATCATGGACATTCAGCTCCCGGAACTTGACGGTTTTGAAGTAACCCAAAAGGTCAGGGAGTTTGACAAAGACGTTCCCATTATTGCCATTACTGCCTTTGCCATGTTTACTTCAAAAAGCAAATGCATGGAATATGGATGTAATGATTTTATAATCAAACCCTTCAGATCATCCGCACTGCTGCCTTTATTAAACAAATACCTGTAATTAAAATCACAAATAAAAATTCAGTTGGCTCTGATAGGATCAGATATAGGTTTTGCACGTAAACTGCTTGAAAACGGGGAAATTATTGCCATTCCGACCGAAACAGTATATGGACTTGCAGGCAATGCCCTGAATGTTGATGCCATCATTAATATTTTTAAAGTTAAAAACCGGCCTTTTTTTGACCCATTAATACTTCATATTGGCAAGCAAGAAGATATTGAAAAATACGGCACTGATATTCCAGCTGTCCTTTTTCAGCTTGCAGAACGTTTCTGGCCGGGGCCACTGAGCCTCATCGTCAAAAAGAATGAAATAATCCCCGATATAGTAACCAGCGGATTGCCAACAGTTGCTATCAGGATGCCGGATAACAAACTGACGCTTTCATTGTTAAATAAGATTTCTTTTCCTCTTGCCGCTCCGAGTGCCAATAAATTTGGCAGGGTAAGCCCCACCTCTCCTGCTCATGTTGACAAGCAGTTAGGAAATGAAATTCAATATATTTTAGACGGAGGACCAACAAAAATCGGTATCGAATCAACAATTGTGAAATTTCATCAAAATCAATTGATGATACTTCGTAAAGGAGCTATCAGTGCTGAGGAAATTGCCGAAGCTACCGGAATATTTCCTGTAATGGCCAATGAGCAATCTAAAGTGGAAACTGCCGGTCAGTTGAATAAGCATTATGCGACACAAACTCCTATTAAAATTATTGATTTTCAATCATTTAAAAAAGAATATTTTGTGAAAAATGTCTGCTTGCTGAAGTTTAATACATATTCAAAGGAATTCCCACATGAGCATCAACGTATTTTATCCCCCAATTCAGAGCTTACAGAAGCCGCAAGGAATTTCTTTCAGTTTCTCCACGAACTTGATGAATTAAAATTCGATTTGATTTTAGCTGAACTTGTACCTGACAAAGGAATCGGAAAGGCTATTAACGACAGGATCAGAAAAGCTGCTGCTACTTTTGAGCAATAACACAAGATTGATCTCGAAACTACTTTTAATGAATTGCCTGAAACAGGCGGTTCCATCTGATTTTGTTGATACCTCTTCCCTCTTTATCCCACGACATCCAGATAAACAATGCTTTACCAACAATATGATCTTCAGGAACAAAACCCCACATGCGGGAATCAGCTGAATTGTGGCGGTTGTCCCCCATCATCCAGTAATAATTCATTTTGAAAGTATAGTGGGTAATTTCTTTTCCGTTTAAGTAAAACTTACCGTCTTTCATCGTAAAGTCCGGGTTATTTTCATAAACACGAATCGGACGTTGATAAATGGCATAATTATCTTCATTCAGTGCAATCTTATCACCCTTTTTAGGGATATAAATTGGCCCGTAATTGTCAACATTCCACTTCAATCGCTCTGAGAACGGATAAAAATTAGGATCAAAAGTTCCTTCCGGATCTATCAGAGGTTCTATCTTTTTCACATTCTGAAACTTACTGATTCTATTGGCATTTTCGATGGTTAGCCACATAATATACTCCGACCCGTCACCAAGTAACGACTGATAATCAGTTATTCCTAAATCGTGTAAATGTCGTTTGCTGAATCCGGAACCATCAGTTTTGACATAATAACGATATTGACCATCGGGAGGCAGTTTTACGTGTTTTGAATTGATATAAACCTGTCTGTTTTTAATGAATAAGGTGTCTCCCGGAATGCCGATACATCTTTTTATGTAGTTTTCCTGCTTATCAACAGGCCTGAAATCCTCCATCGGATAATTAAAAACTACTACATCGTTGTTTTTTATTTTTTGAAATCCGGGTATTCTGGTATAAGGAATTTTCCACCAGGTTACATATGATTTTGTTTTAATAACAGGCATCGTATGATGGGCGAAAGGGAAAGCAATTGGTGTCATGGGAATCCGGGGACCATAATTTACTTTGCTGACAAACAGAAAATCACCTACAAGCAATGATTTTTCCATTGAAGGTGTCGGGATGGTATAGGCTTCAATAAAAAACCAACGGATAATGGTTGCAGCAATAGCGGCAAAAATGATGGCATCTGCCCATTCCCTTGATTTACTTTTTTTTCTGCTTTCTTTAAATGCTTCATCTCCTCCTGCCCCAACATATTTGAGTTTTTTATCAAATGACAGATAAATCAATGATAAAGGTGCGAAAACAGTATACCATGTATTTTTTGAGCCATAAATACCGAAAGATTTCAGCAAGGCAATCACCATCAGCAATAACATCAGCAGGTTGACTCCCGGCACTATCAACAGGAAAATCCACCACCATGGCCTGCCTGAAAATTTAAGCATCACCAGAAGATTGTAAACAGGGACAAGCCCTTTCCAGTTTTTTTCGTTTCCATGAGGGAACAATCTGTATAGACTTACTGATAACAGCAAATAATACAGGGCAATGAAGATATAAAAACCGGGAGATAACATTTGATTTTATTTATTGTTGTCGAAAAGGTGTTGCATGGTGTAAATTCCTTTTTTACCAATGAGCCATTCGGTTGCAATTAATGTACCAGTGGCAAAACCAGCTCTGCTAAATGCCTCATGTTCAATAACTATTCTATCAATATCAGATTCAATGCTTACTTCATGAATGCCAACAATTTCTCCTTCACGATGATAGTAAACCGGCAGAATTCCGGCATCAGGACGTGCGTCAGAATGATCGGGATAGGCTTTCCACTCTTTGTAGCTATCAAGTTCTCTAAGCATGGTGTTGGCTATGGTGATGGCGGTACCGCTGGGAGCATCCTTTTTGTGCTCATGATGAGCTTCTGAAATGCTTATTTTATAGGATTTGTATTGATTGACCATTTTGGCCAGCAATTCACATGCTTTTAACATAACATGAACCCCAATGCTGAAATTGGAAGCATAAAACAAGGCTCCGTTGTGTTTTTTACATTGGTTCTCAACTTCATCAAATTCATGATACCAGCCTGTTGTACCAACTACAATGGGCTTATTGGCTTCAAAACATTTAATGATATTGTAAACTGCACTTCCGGGTGTGGTAAAATCAATCACAATATCCGCATTTTCAAATGCCTTACTGTCAAATTTAAACACAAAGTAAGGATCATAGATACCTGTAATTTCGTGTCCGCGTGAAAGGGCCATTTTCTCGATTTCTTTGCCCATTTTTCCATAACCAAAAAGAAAAATCTTCATAATTAAAATTTATAAGTGATTCCAGTTAATGCAAATAATGACCCATCAAGAGGCAATTTTATTATTTCCGTAGAAAATCCAATATCATCCATCCGGTCGAAGCTCCTGAGATGGGCGCTCACATAAGCATCAATTATGTTCAGAATATACACTCCTGTCGTAGCTATCAATGATAATTCAAGATTTCTTCTGTAATAGTCACGAAGTGATTTTAACTGTGTAGCTTTTTCATAGCGGTCCTTCGCTGTACCATTGACCGGATCATATTTATCGATGGTCAATGGATTGTTATCAGTTCGAAGAAGATATGCTTCTTTAAAATCAAGATAATTCAGGCGATTGGTGTTAAAAAAATAATAACATGTACCTAAACCTGCATAAACAATAGGAGTTTTATACCATTGTCCGTTTAAAATCTGTCCGGTTCCGGGAATAATAGCAGAGGCAATCGTTGAGGTTTTTGGATTGATTTCCTTTTTCTTCTGTGTATTCTGTGCAGTTGACTGAAAGAAGATGGCTACAATAAAAAATGATAATAGGATTGCATTATTATGTCGGAAACAAATAATCAAATCATTCCCTGTTTAAAATCCTCGTAATAGACTCCAATTCTTCTTCACTGTTAAATGGTAAAATCAGTTCTCCTTTCCCCTGCTTTTTAATCTTGATTTTTATTTTTAACTGTGTTTTCTCCGATAACTCTTTTTCTAATGCAATGATTTTCTCGGGCTTTTCGGCTTTCTTTTTTTCAGGAGTCTGTGGCTTGACTTCAATTAATTCATCCTTTGACTGACGGGCTAATTCTTCTACTTCCCTCACAGAAAGATCTTCTTCAATAATAAGTTTTAACAGATGTAACTGAACTTCAGGCTCTTCAATACCAATTAAACAACGTGCATGCCCCATGCTGATTTGCTGATCGCGTATGGCTACTTGTATTTCCACCGGAAGTTTTAATAAACGAAGGTAGTTGGTTACTGTCGAGCGGTCTTTGCCGATACGTGTCGCCACATCTTCGTGTTTCAGGTTACATTCTTCGATAAGTCTTTTATAACTGATGGCTATTTCGATAGCATTCAGGTTTTCACGATGTATATTTTCAATCAACGACATCTCCAGCATGCCTTGATCGTCTGCTACCCTGATGTATGCCGGTATTTTTTCAAGTCCTGCCCTGATGGCGGCTCTAGTTCTTCTTTCCCCTGAAATGAGCTGATATTTTCCATACCCCATCTTCCTGACGGTAACTGGTTGAATAAGTCCGTGAACTTTAATAGATTCTACCAGTTCGTCAAGCTCCTTGTCATTGAAGTTTTCCCTTGGCTGAAAAGGATTGGCTTCAATATCAGAAATAGGAATTTCGGCCACACTGAACAAAGGTGGGGCATTTTTCCCTGTAATATCTGTTTCAGTATTTTCAAGCAACGCATTTAAACCTCTTCCTAATCCTTGTTTTTTTGCATTCATATCTTAAAAGTAAGTTTACTTTTTTACAAGCGGTAAATTGTTATTTGTCAGAATTTCTTTGGCAAGATTCAGATAATTCACTGATCCCCTGCCCTCATGGTCGTGAAGTAAAACAGGAACCCCAAAACCCGGTGCTTCACTTATCCTTATATTCCGGTGAATAATGGTATCAAAAACAAGTTGCTGAAAATGCATTTTAACATCTTCAACTACCTGATTGGCAAGCCTTAACCTGACATCGTACATGGTCAGTAAAATACCTTCTATTTCAAGGGCAGTATTTAGATTGTTCTGTACAATTTTAATTGTGTTAAGCAGTTTTCCAAGCCCTTCCAGGGCAAAATATTCACACTGCACAGGAATAATCACCGAATCAGCTGTTGTCAGTGCATTTGTTGTTATAATTCCTAAGGAAGGAGAACAGTCAATTAAAATGAACTCATAGTCTGATTGTATTTTTTTTAAAACCTTTTGCATCATTCTCTCCCTTTCTGGCATTCCGATTAATTCAATTTCAGCACCTACCAGATCGATGTGAGAAGGCAGAATGTACAAATTCTGAATCTGAGTCGATAAGACGGCTGTCTTTGGATTCAAATTATTGATGATACATTCGTAAATCGAAGTTTTTACAGTTTTGGGATCACAACCTACTCCGGAAGTGGCATTTGCCTGCGGATCGGCATCTACTATCAGGGTTTTATATTCAAGGGCAGCCAGACTTGCAGCAAGGTTAATGGCTGTAGTGGTTTTTCCTACCCCGCCTTTCTGATTTGCAATTGCGATAATCTTTCCCATCTTATTTGTTGCCTTTTATGAATTAAATCGCTATTTCGGTCATTTTATTCTTCATGCAAATATATCGACTTAAGTTTTTTATTGAAGGCAAGTTTAACCCGCTCAGGGTGAATTGTGGATAAATAATTTAATAATTGAATATCAGCTATTTGCAGATGAATCCTCCCTTTTTGACAAAAGCTCTTCTACCTCTACTGATTCGTGATGATGTTTCTGACGCCAGTAAAAATCATTCCTTTTACTTAAGGTTGCAAAGTAAAAAAGAACGCCAAGAAAGAGCAATTTATCAGAAAATTCAGAATCAATAGATTTGTAGAGGATAAAAGAGGCAGCCAGATGGGCCGTCAGAACAATGGCTGTAATGACAGCAAAAGTTCTTGTTATTTCAGAAGTTTTGGAAAATCCTCCTAGAAAAATAAAGATTGCCCCCAGAAAATAGACAACTGAGAGTAAGAAATACTCACTACTGAAGTCAAAATACATGAGCCTTTTGCCATAATTCACATAAACATAAACCAGCAATGCTATTCTCAGCAGCCATTGGGCAAGGCCATAATATTTGGCTAAACCTTTTAAATCTCGTCTTAAAGCACTTAAAATACCCATAATTATTGTTTCAATTCAGTTTGAAGTAAGGTTCAAAAATAGTTAAATTAAATCTTCTTTTGATAAATCTGAGAGTGTTTTCATCTTCCTGAACGATTTAATCCACAGGTAAATAAAAAAAGGTAACCAGACAGCAATCATTATTGCCTGCTGTGTCATCAGGAAAAAATCGTATAAACCATGAATCAGAAAAGGGATAACAAAGGCAAGAATAAAATTTGCCATTTTGTTCCCGACCTGAAAACGTGCAAAACCGAGATAAAAACCCATGAATATTCCTGTAAAGGCATGAAGGGGAATAGCCGTAAATGCCCTGACTACTCCTGTTGACATTCCACCTGAATAGACATAAAACAGATTTTCTATCATGGCAAATCCGAGTGATACAAAAACAGCATAGACAATTCCGTCAAATCGCTCATTGAAGTTTTTATTGCGCCATATTAACAGGTAAAGTGCCAGAAACTTACATGTTTCTTCAGAAAAGGAAGCTACTACAAAAGCATTGTATGCTGCAGAGCGGTACGTTTCTGTATAAGTATTGAAAGTACTGAGAAAATTTTCAATCAGAATGGCTGCCACAGCAACCAGACTTCCTGAGAAAAGACTAAGTAGTAAAAGTCCTATCGGTTCCTTTTCGTATTTATCGCGGAAATAGATATAAACCAGAATGATGAAGACAGGTGCAACTGAAATAACAAGCAGGTTCACAAACTTTTTTTTGGGGTCAAAGATAATTTTTTGCAAATGATAAACAGAAAATCCTTTTTGGCTTAAATATTGTCAGAATAGCCCGAAAAAACAAATCTATGAATCCAAACATACTGATGGATCCTATTGGACGTTTAATGGGTTTACGCTATAAATCGCACCCATGGCATGGCATTGATATAGGAAAAAACGCACCCAATACCGTTACAGCTTACATTGAAATCGTTCCAAGGGATACTGTGAAATATGAAGTTGATAAAGCAAGCGGATATTTGCGCATCGACCGTCCACAGAAATATTCCAACACCATTCCGGCCCTTTACGGGTTTATTCCTCAGACTTATTGCGGACAAAGTGTCGGCAAATTCTGCGAAGAAAAAACAGGTAAAAAAGATATAAAAGGTGATGGTGATCCGCTTGATGTTTGTGTACTCACTGAAAATGAAGTCGTTCACGGAAATATTATTGCAGAGGTCAAACCTATTGGCGGATTCAGACTTATCGACAACGGTACAGCTGATGATAAAATTGTGGCTGTTCTGGTCAATGATGCGGTATATAATGATTATGATGACATTAAAGATTGTCCTCCGCTTGTCATCAAACGTTTGCAACATTATTTCCTTACCTATAAAGACATGCCCGGCAACAAGCGTGATTGTGAAATCACACATATTTATGGTGCTGAAGAAGCAAGAGAAATTATTTCACGTTCCATCAATGATTATCACGACAAATTTTCCCTACTGGGCACAGCCCTCTCAAACGTCTGATAACCCGCATATTTTTTCCATCCAATAGTTTACGCTGACAGCTGCATCAAGATCGGCATTTGATTTTCCCTTACCCGTCATTTCATTTACAACTGATTGAATGAAAGGATGTTGTATGTTTTCCGGGAAATCTTCCGTATGTGTTAATTCCATCCCGTTCTTGATTATTTTAATTACTGATTTAGAAAAAGTTGAAAATTCAATAACGCCTTTTTCAAATTCTGCAGAAAACTGATCAGTTTTTTCCGCTTCAGAAGATGTAAAATACCAGATTCCATTCCCTTTGACATTTCCTTCAAGAAGAAATTCAGCTTCAACGTAATCCGGAACACCATACAGTCTGTTTCTGTTCTCTGCTATCCCTCCGGCATCAGTAATTTTACCAAATAAAAATAAAATCAGGTCAATCTGATGAGGGGCTAAATCGTAAAAATAGCCCATTCCACCAATTTCAGGGATTAATCTCCATGGTAAGTTTTCAGAATTAAAATCTTCTTTTCGTGGTGGTTGAACCAATTGAATTGAAAAGCTTTTCAAATTACCTAATTCTCCCGATTCTATTATTTTTTTTATGTAGAGAAAATAAGGAAGTGCTCTTCTGTAATAAGCCACAAACAACTGGCTTTCTGATTGTTTTGCCACACTGGACATACGGAGTGCATCCCTGTAGTGTAATGCCATTGGTTTTTCGACATATACAGCTTTTCCTGCTTCCAAAGCTTTAATGGAGTAAAAAGCATGAGAATCCGGGGGTGTTGCGATATAAACAGCGGATATATGTTCGTTGGCAATTAGTTCTTCAAAAGTGTTAAAAACATGAGGAATTCCGAGCCTTTCGGCACAATGTTCCGCTTTTTCAGTATTCCTTGAAAAGATGGCAAAAAGCTGTGAATCCTTTACTTTATTGAATGCAGGTGCACTCTTGTGCAGTGTTACATTTCCGCATCCAATCATTCCCCATCTGATCATTTTTTTCAGATGACATTATCAAATTCTTCCCAATTTCCGCTTTCATGCGGATTTTTAAAAACCCAGTAGAGAGCAAGGCCTAAAATAATGACTTTTATTATCAGCTTTAGTGATTGCCTGCCAGGCATCAGGTTAATTCCCCAAAAGATAAAAAGCAGAGGCCATAGTTGAAGAAGGTCGTGCCAATGAAATTGAATAACATTCATATTATCAAGCAATAACAACACACCTATTGTTAACAGGAAGATTCCCCAGAAAGCCCCTTTGGAATTGTTTTCATTCATGATGATTAGTTTTTTGAAGACTGAACAAAATAACAACTACACCAGCGAGTATTAATATGACAGGCCAGTATCTGTGTAAGGAGACCATCCGGAAAAATCTCTCAAAAACAAAGAATAGCCCGATCAAAATCAGTATAATGCCAAGAATAATGTTTGTGTTTCCCTGTTTTGATTCTGATAAAAATTCCGGTTCATTCCTGACTTCCTGATATTCAGGGGTATAAATGGTATTCTCAGGAATAATTATCCACAATACCAGATACGCAATCAATCCTCCGCCTCCAAGTATCATGGCTAAAATGAATAAAACCCTGATCAGACTGACATCTATTTCAAAATAATCTGAAAGGCCGGAACAAACGCCTCCCAGCATGCCATCTCTTTTGTTGCGATAAAGTTTTCTCGTTCTCATTTTAAATTTTCTTAATCATTTGTTATTGAATATTTTACACTTAAAACAGGATAGTTGCTTCTGTTCACCAGCTTTTCAGCAATACTTTCATTAAAAATCTGATAGAGCTGTGAACGCCCTTCCGTGATCAGGGCTATGAGTGAGGGTTTCAGCCTTTCGGCAAAATCATTTATCCCCTCATGAATACTTGAATGATTGATAATGTTGATGTTATAGTTTTTTAGGCCCAAAACCTTTACAAAGTTCTCCGCTTTTTCCAGACTTTCGTATGTCGTTTCAAACTCTTCCCTTGTAATTACCTTTAAAAGATGAATTTTAGTCTGATAAATTCTGAACAGTTTATTGAATTTTTCAAAAGACATAATGGACGATTCTCCGAAATCGGTTGCAAACAAAACATTATTAATATTCACTTTTTGAACAGGATGTTTAATGGTCAATACAGGACATTCCGACATTCGCACCACCTTCTGGGTATTGCTTCCGATAAAGAACTCCCTGAAACCTGAAGCCCCGTGTGAGCCCATGACAATCAGGTCAATCTGGTTTTCTTCCGCAAAGTTGATAATGGTCTGGTAAACATTCTCAAACAGAATGACTTCCATGGCATTTACATCCCGTAAAAAAGGCATCTTCAACAATCCGGCAAAGTTTCTACGAATCAATTGAAGAGTTTCGGAACCTCCGGGAATTTGTTCAATCACTTCAAGTTTATCAGAGAGATATGCAGGTAACGAAACGATGTGAAGCAGAAACAGTTTCCCATCACTTTTCCGTGCTATAGAAGCCGCAGCCTTTACTGCATTCACAGAGCATTCTGAAAAATCAACCGGCACCAATATTCTCATTTGGCTTTTGCTTTTAGATATGATACGTCAATAATGCCTTCAAAGTTACTTTGAATTTTTAATTGCTGAGGGAAGTAAAGTATTTTTTACTAAAACCAGATCAGGTTCAATACTCAATATCTTCCTGTAAATTTCCACGGCTGTTCTGTAATCTCCCATGTTTTCATAAACAGTTGCCAGATTGATATAGGTGTTCAGATATATCCATGTTCGTATCTTCCCATTTTTTTCTAACAAGTTCAATGCTTTTTGATAATACCTGATAGCTTCCTGCTTAGAGCCGCCAAATACAGGAGGCATATGATATTCAACATTCGCTTTTTCAATATAACCAAAGGGGCTCTCTTTATCAAGTTCTATTGCTTTGTTGATCAGTTCAACGCTTCTGGGACCAAGGTATATAGCTTTATATGGGGCAATACTCATTCTGAATCCATAATAGGCTCCCCTTAAAGCATGTATTTCAGACCACCCGGGATATTTTTTAATTAAATAATCCAGATAAGATTCTCCTTTTTCTATATAATTAATGGCCTTTGACGGATTCCCTTCTGAAATGAAGAA
The window above is part of the Sphingobacteriales bacterium genome. Proteins encoded here:
- the yidC gene encoding membrane protein insertase YidC — translated: MDRNSLIGFALITVVLVFFYYINKPSQAEIEARKRANDSIIAVQDSIAKAKESIALQNKADSFVTKTDTSKETVLPEPLKKLVSDKSDILTLENELLKLKFSSKGAKIVYVELKKYKTFNKTPLILMDSMDGDFGYQFIFQNQVVNTSMLNFELIRADTNSNNKQLVFRLKVDSNSYIDHIYTLQPNNYMLDFKIEMNGLDKIIPRTISYIDMNWYGKIRQTERSNANNKILGTAPTIHYRYVNEKPLKLTENKDVKQDISVGKIEWVAFKQHFFTQTLINKDGFLRGLVKTESITGDSLYQRKMEATLSMAFTHQPKQTYNLSFLFAPNHFKTLAKYNLKLENQINLGKGIIRWINVGIVIPTFNILSNAIGNFGLIILLLTIIIKIVLLPLTYRSYLSTAKMRVLKPEIDAIKEKVGKDPAKLQTETMKLYRSAGVSPMGGCLPMLLQMPVLIALFRFFPASIELRQESFLWAKDLSTYDSIWNFPNNFSIPFYGDHVSLFTILMTISTLIYTRMNSKMMGTSNDAMAKQMQILQYIMPIMFLGFFNNYSAGLSYYYFLANIFTFGQQYLFKLAINEEKLRKKIEENKKKKSSKPASKWQQRLEELQKQQRQRASQVKK
- the dapB gene encoding 4-hydroxy-tetrahydrodipicolinate reductase, which gives rise to MKIFLFGYGKMGKEIEKMALSRGHEITGIYDPYFVFKFDSKAFENADIVIDFTTPGSAVYNIIKCFEANKPIVVGTTGWYHEFDEVENQCKKHNGALFYASNFSIGVHVMLKACELLAKMVNQYKSYKISISEAHHEHKKDAPSGTAITIANTMLRELDSYKEWKAYPDHSDARPDAGILPVYYHREGEIVGIHEVSIESDIDRIVIEHEAFSRAGFATGTLIATEWLIGKKGIYTMQHLFDNNK
- the lepB gene encoding signal peptidase I translates to MLSPGFYIFIALYYLLLSVSLYRLFPHGNEKNWKGLVPVYNLLVMLKFSGRPWWWIFLLIVPGVNLLMLLLMVIALLKSFGIYGSKNTWYTVFAPLSLIYLSFDKKLKYVGAGGDEAFKESRKKSKSREWADAIIFAAIAATIIRWFFIEAYTIPTPSMEKSLLVGDFLFVSKVNYGPRIPMTPIAFPFAHHTMPVIKTKSYVTWWKIPYTRIPGFQKIKNNDVVVFNYPMEDFRPVDKQENYIKRCIGIPGDTLFIKNRQVYINSKHVKLPPDGQYRYYVKTDGSGFSKRHLHDLGITDYQSLLGDGSEYIMWLTIENANRISKFQNVKKIEPLIDPEGTFDPNFYPFSERLKWNVDNYGPIYIPKKGDKIALNEDNYAIYQRPIRVYENNPDFTMKDGKFYLNGKEITHYTFKMNYYWMMGDNRHNSADSRMWGFVPEDHIVGKALFIWMSWDKEGRGINKIRWNRLFQAIH
- a CDS encoding response regulator encodes the protein MEDRWKNKKILIVEDNTSNYRLLEAILRSKKIEFDWVTDGLQAMQAIQNNKYDLIIMDIQLPELDGFEVTQKVREFDKDVPIIAITAFAMFTSKSKCMEYGCNDFIIKPFRSSALLPLLNKYL
- a CDS encoding threonylcarbamoyl-AMP synthase, which gives rise to MALIGSDIGFARKLLENGEIIAIPTETVYGLAGNALNVDAIINIFKVKNRPFFDPLILHIGKQEDIEKYGTDIPAVLFQLAERFWPGPLSLIVKKNEIIPDIVTSGLPTVAIRMPDNKLTLSLLNKISFPLAAPSANKFGRVSPTSPAHVDKQLGNEIQYILDGGPTKIGIESTIVKFHQNQLMILRKGAISAEEIAEATGIFPVMANEQSKVETAGQLNKHYATQTPIKIIDFQSFKKEYFVKNVCLLKFNTYSKEFPHEHQRILSPNSELTEAARNFFQFLHELDELKFDLILAELVPDKGIGKAINDRIRKAAATFEQ